One part of the Lapillicoccus jejuensis genome encodes these proteins:
- a CDS encoding ABC transporter permease: MSQVTTALVDDTLEGAAPAPAGDVRAGRSPGQVAWSRLRRDKVAIGSTVVVLFFVLIALFAPVLVGIEGETLGTYHSELISASDTLPIIGANAQHWFGVEPRTGRDLFALWAYGARPSLIIGFVAALASTVLGVVLGLVAGYLGGIADRVISWVVDLLLSLPYLLVVIALVPIIQNRVGNGQILSAEQTSTVRFWTIIGVLVFFGWIGLARLIRGEVFSLREREFVQAARVIGVPTRRILFREILPNLVGPIIVSASIAVPAYIASEATLSFLGAGLVEPTASWGRTVSLAQNSYAAYPLWLWPPVASIALLVLALSLLGESVRDAFDPNTRR; this comes from the coding sequence GTGTCCCAGGTGACGACCGCCCTCGTCGACGACACCCTCGAGGGGGCGGCCCCGGCTCCCGCCGGCGACGTCCGCGCCGGGCGCTCGCCGGGCCAGGTCGCGTGGTCGCGCCTGCGGCGCGACAAGGTGGCGATCGGCTCGACCGTCGTCGTGCTGTTCTTCGTGCTCATCGCGCTGTTCGCGCCGGTCCTCGTGGGGATCGAGGGGGAGACCCTCGGGACCTACCACTCCGAGCTCATCTCGGCCTCGGACACCCTGCCGATCATCGGCGCCAACGCCCAGCACTGGTTCGGCGTCGAGCCGCGCACCGGTCGCGACCTGTTCGCCCTGTGGGCGTACGGCGCCCGGCCCTCGCTCATCATCGGCTTCGTCGCCGCGCTGGCCTCGACGGTCCTCGGCGTGGTCCTCGGTCTCGTCGCGGGCTACCTCGGCGGGATCGCCGACCGGGTCATCTCGTGGGTCGTCGACCTGCTGCTCTCGCTGCCCTACCTGCTCGTCGTCATCGCCCTCGTGCCGATCATCCAGAACCGGGTCGGCAACGGGCAGATCCTCTCCGCCGAGCAGACCTCGACGGTGCGCTTCTGGACGATCATCGGCGTGCTGGTCTTCTTCGGCTGGATCGGCCTGGCCCGCCTCATCCGCGGCGAGGTCTTCTCGCTGCGCGAGCGCGAGTTCGTCCAGGCGGCGCGGGTGATCGGCGTGCCGACCCGCCGGATCCTCTTCCGCGAGATCCTGCCCAACCTCGTCGGCCCCATCATCGTGTCGGCGTCGATCGCCGTCCCGGCGTACATCGCCAGCGAGGCGACGCTGTCCTTCCTCGGCGCCGGGCTCGTCGAGCCGACCGCCTCCTGGGGGCGCACCGTCTCGCTGGCCCAGAACTCCTACGCGGCCTACCCGCTGTGGCTCTGGCCGCCGGTCGCGTCCATCGCGCTGCTCGTCCTCGCCCTCAGCCTGCTCGGCGAGTCGGTGCGCGACGCGTTCGACCCCAACACCCGTCGCTGA
- a CDS encoding replication-associated recombination protein A, whose protein sequence is MTDETGDLFAAARAESARDAPDPSAATAPPLAVRMRPRRLEEVRGQATVLRPGSPLRRLVEGSGGTAGPLSAIIWGPPGTGKTTLAHLVATAAERRFVELSAVTAGVKDVRAVLDQAVRDRDLYGRQTVLFLDEIHRFSKAQQDALLPGVENRVVVLVAATTENPSFSVISPLLSRSVLVTLEPLADADLGDLLDAAVADERGLAGEYALADDARAHLVRLAGGDARRALTSLEAAAGVAQDAVPPSAPPPDGTREPVTVTLAHVEQAVAQAAVRYDRTGDQHYDVASALIKSMRGSDVDAALHWLARMLEAGEDPRFVARRIVISASEDVGMADPTALQTAVAAMHAVAQVGMPEARIILAQAVVHNALAPKSNAAYAGINAAIADVRAGRGGTVPVHLRGSGYAGASRLGHGDGYVYAHDEPDGVAAQQYLPDDLAHADPPTAYYRPTDRGFEERLSARWRWLSERLRGR, encoded by the coding sequence ATGACCGACGAGACCGGCGACCTCTTCGCCGCGGCCCGCGCCGAGAGCGCCCGCGACGCCCCGGACCCGTCGGCGGCGACGGCGCCGCCGCTCGCCGTGCGGATGCGGCCGCGTCGGCTGGAGGAGGTGCGCGGGCAGGCCACGGTGCTGCGTCCCGGCAGCCCGCTGCGCCGGCTCGTCGAGGGCAGCGGCGGCACGGCCGGCCCGCTGTCGGCCATCATCTGGGGCCCGCCGGGCACCGGCAAGACGACCCTCGCGCACCTCGTCGCGACCGCCGCCGAGCGGCGCTTCGTCGAGCTGTCCGCGGTGACCGCCGGCGTCAAGGACGTCCGCGCGGTGCTCGACCAGGCGGTCCGGGACCGCGACCTCTACGGCCGGCAGACCGTCCTGTTCCTCGACGAGATCCACCGCTTCAGCAAGGCCCAGCAGGACGCCCTGCTGCCCGGCGTGGAGAACCGCGTCGTCGTGCTCGTCGCCGCGACGACGGAGAACCCGTCCTTCTCGGTCATCTCGCCGCTGCTCTCGCGCTCGGTCCTCGTCACCCTCGAGCCGCTCGCCGACGCCGACCTCGGCGACCTGCTCGACGCCGCGGTTGCCGACGAGCGCGGGCTGGCGGGGGAGTACGCGCTCGCCGACGACGCCCGTGCCCACCTGGTCCGGCTGGCCGGCGGCGACGCCCGGCGCGCGCTCACCTCGCTCGAGGCCGCGGCCGGGGTGGCGCAGGACGCCGTACCGCCCTCGGCGCCGCCGCCGGACGGGACCCGCGAGCCGGTGACGGTGACGCTCGCCCACGTCGAGCAGGCGGTCGCCCAGGCCGCCGTCCGCTACGACCGCACCGGCGACCAGCACTACGACGTCGCGTCCGCCCTCATCAAGTCGATGCGCGGCAGCGACGTCGACGCTGCCCTGCACTGGCTGGCCCGGATGCTCGAGGCGGGGGAGGACCCGCGCTTCGTCGCGCGGCGGATCGTCATCTCGGCCAGCGAGGACGTCGGCATGGCCGACCCGACCGCGCTGCAGACCGCGGTCGCCGCGATGCACGCCGTCGCCCAGGTCGGCATGCCGGAGGCGCGGATCATCCTCGCGCAGGCCGTCGTCCACAACGCGCTCGCGCCGAAGTCGAACGCCGCCTACGCCGGCATCAACGCCGCCATCGCCGACGTGCGCGCCGGCCGCGGGGGGACGGTGCCGGTGCACCTGCGCGGCAGCGGGTACGCCGGCGCGTCCCGGCTCGGGCACGGTGACGGCTACGTCTACGCGCACGACGAGCCGGACGGCGTCGCCGCGCAGCAGTACCTGCCCGACGACCTCGCCCACGCCGACCCGCCGACCGCGTACTACCGGCCCACGGACCGCGGTTTCGAGGAGCGGCTGTCGGCGCGGTGGCGCTGGCTGTCGGAGCGGCTGCGCGGTCGCTGA
- a CDS encoding carboxypeptidase-like regulatory domain-containing protein: protein MNHPLRATTALLLLLLAACGSASTAGTVAGPDGASAGPLDAGSRAAPPFGGHVTDAAGAPVAGVLVEATSLDRPLKPVPEKAVLTDGEGRYEWYGLAPGRYRLQVSLGARSGSAEATTAPGGSVEIDLVVR from the coding sequence ATGAACCACCCCCTGCGCGCCACCACCGCCCTGCTGCTGCTCCTGCTCGCCGCGTGCGGGTCGGCGTCGACCGCGGGCACCGTAGCCGGTCCCGACGGGGCTTCCGCCGGACCGCTGGACGCGGGGTCGCGCGCCGCTCCCCCGTTCGGCGGGCACGTCACCGACGCCGCCGGGGCCCCGGTCGCGGGGGTCCTCGTCGAGGCGACGAGCCTCGACCGCCCGCTCAAGCCGGTGCCGGAGAAGGCCGTGCTCACCGACGGCGAGGGGCGCTACGAGTGGTACGGGCTGGCCCCGGGCCGCTACCGCCTGCAGGTGAGCCTGGGCGCGAGGTCGGGCTCCGCCGAGGCGACGACGGCCCCCGGCGGCAGCGTCGAGATCGACCTCGTCGTGCGCTGA
- a CDS encoding trypsin-like serine peptidase, with product MSTTLASSPRRRRLRRALVLLAGVGVATAALTAAGTGAASAGPSPESTATSATTSATTRALDPDALVSSTGRVVTPQQAATALAFKGAVPRGSNPSPGRAHVSGGMTANSVIGSDDRFQVLGTTSYPFSATVLIRRNGALHCTGWMISKDTMLTAGHCVHTGGTGGSWYSGLTFTPGSNGGTAPFGTYTSRGTWALNGWLNSASSDYDAAIVKLSSPVGSSTGWYGMWWQSAALDGLFTRVTGYPGDKPSTQWMSYDQVRASQTYRIFYDNDTTGGNSGSRCGSTAARRPPTAPAARARWPSTPTVSARSARRTTAGPGSPRRSSRPS from the coding sequence ATGTCCACCACCCTCGCCTCCTCACCCCGCCGCCGGCGGCTGCGCCGCGCCCTCGTCCTGCTCGCCGGGGTCGGCGTCGCGACGGCCGCGCTCACCGCGGCCGGCACCGGCGCCGCGAGCGCCGGGCCCTCGCCCGAGTCGACGGCCACGTCGGCCACGACGTCGGCGACGACCCGTGCGCTCGACCCCGACGCGCTCGTCTCGAGCACCGGTCGGGTCGTCACGCCGCAGCAGGCCGCGACCGCCCTCGCCTTCAAGGGCGCCGTGCCCCGCGGGTCGAACCCGTCACCGGGGCGCGCGCACGTCTCCGGCGGGATGACCGCCAACAGCGTCATCGGCAGCGACGACCGCTTCCAGGTGCTCGGCACGACGTCGTACCCCTTCAGCGCCACCGTCCTCATCCGGCGCAACGGCGCGCTGCACTGCACCGGCTGGATGATCAGCAAGGACACGATGCTCACCGCCGGCCACTGCGTGCACACCGGCGGCACGGGCGGCAGCTGGTACTCCGGCCTGACCTTCACGCCCGGCAGCAACGGGGGTACGGCGCCCTTCGGCACCTACACCTCGCGCGGCACCTGGGCGCTCAACGGCTGGCTGAACAGCGCCTCGTCAGACTACGACGCCGCGATCGTCAAGCTGAGCTCGCCCGTCGGCAGCAGCACCGGCTGGTACGGCATGTGGTGGCAGAGCGCGGCGCTCGACGGCCTCTTCACCCGGGTCACCGGCTACCCCGGTGACAAGCCGAGCACGCAGTGGATGTCGTACGACCAGGTCCGCGCGTCGCAGACCTACCGGATCTTCTACGACAACGACACGACCGGCGGCAACAGCGGCTCCCGGTGTGGCAGTACCGCGGCTCGACGGCCGCCTACTGCGCCGGCGGCCCGTGCGCGATGGCCATCCACACCAACGGTGTCGGCTCGCTCAGCGCGACGCACAACAGCGGGACCCGGATCACCCAGGCGAAGTTCACGACCTTCATGA
- a CDS encoding peptide-N4-asparagine amidase gives MTRRTRRLVVLAAVAVVLTALTGLASAPAVSAAAPTPPSQYGDSWDNPRTPEPPVAVPATRRCTERVVDHPFADFDVYHHQHVPPASCPGPWSKVVLRLDGSVAGRQFDRLGYVDIGGVRALTLSTPEPSAAGIHWHVEKDVTDLSALLEKRQDVSAFIGNVVDTTYTGVLDVTVDLDFYATGPGAPAADVPDAVLPLADPVRDGTDLVGSMTLPRNATRLLAAVDATGSGGGCEEFWDTSAPTSTGYSCSDGLPYREVDVSIDGRLAGVAAPYAVVYTGGWSNPFLWYTTPSPKAFDIPALGYDLTPFVGTLTDGRPHQLRVHVVGLPDGQSGWTLSPSFRVWRDAGATQVTGGLTSSSTGEPKVTSDVAGTGDGPGHVDLTATRSFTATGWVRTSTGRVTTTVQRALRNTSAHVWTDQEGDDTLHAAWRDTQTVTATPAAGRATVTTDERRYAKDGTLGFHPHAGVDGAYDVTGDLAITWHAGHVVTRGASVLADHQETSGYDGTASWVYGVPREDRHGEADTRSWSTVTDRGADGSTTSYQRRLHSVNGVVVADRTTWS, from the coding sequence GTGACCCGCCGCACGCGCCGCCTCGTCGTCCTCGCCGCCGTCGCGGTCGTGCTCACCGCCCTCACCGGGCTGGCGTCCGCGCCGGCCGTCAGCGCGGCGGCGCCCACCCCGCCGAGCCAGTACGGCGACTCGTGGGACAACCCGCGCACGCCCGAGCCGCCGGTCGCCGTGCCCGCCACCCGGCGCTGCACCGAGCGCGTCGTCGACCACCCGTTCGCGGACTTCGACGTCTACCACCACCAGCACGTGCCGCCGGCGTCGTGCCCTGGGCCGTGGTCGAAGGTCGTGCTGCGCCTCGACGGCTCGGTGGCCGGGCGCCAGTTCGACCGGCTCGGCTACGTCGACATCGGCGGCGTGCGCGCCCTGACCCTGTCCACCCCGGAGCCGAGCGCGGCCGGCATCCACTGGCACGTCGAGAAGGACGTCACCGACCTCAGCGCCCTGCTGGAGAAGCGGCAGGACGTGAGCGCCTTCATCGGCAACGTCGTCGACACCACCTACACCGGCGTCCTCGACGTCACCGTGGACCTCGACTTCTACGCCACCGGCCCCGGCGCGCCGGCGGCCGACGTACCCGACGCGGTCCTCCCGCTCGCCGACCCGGTCCGCGACGGCACCGACCTCGTCGGCTCGATGACGTTGCCGCGCAACGCGACCCGGCTGCTGGCGGCCGTCGACGCGACCGGCTCCGGCGGCGGCTGCGAGGAGTTCTGGGACACCAGCGCCCCGACCTCGACCGGCTACTCGTGCTCCGACGGCCTGCCATACCGCGAGGTCGACGTGAGCATCGACGGGCGCCTGGCCGGCGTCGCGGCGCCGTACGCCGTCGTCTACACCGGCGGCTGGTCCAACCCGTTCCTCTGGTACACGACACCGTCCCCGAAGGCGTTCGACATCCCGGCCCTCGGCTACGACCTCACCCCCTTCGTCGGCACCCTCACCGATGGGAGGCCGCACCAGCTGCGCGTGCACGTCGTGGGCCTGCCCGACGGCCAGTCGGGGTGGACCCTCTCCCCGTCGTTCCGCGTCTGGCGCGACGCCGGGGCCACGCAGGTGACCGGCGGCCTCACCTCGTCGAGCACCGGCGAGCCGAAGGTCACCAGCGACGTCGCCGGCACCGGCGACGGCCCGGGCCACGTCGACCTGACGGCCACCCGCAGCTTCACCGCCACCGGCTGGGTGCGCACCTCGACCGGCCGCGTGACGACGACGGTGCAGCGCGCCCTGCGCAACACCAGCGCCCACGTCTGGACCGACCAGGAGGGCGACGACACGCTGCACGCGGCCTGGCGCGACACCCAGACGGTGACGGCCACGCCCGCTGCCGGTCGCGCCACCGTGACGACCGACGAGCGCCGGTACGCCAAGGACGGCACCCTCGGCTTCCACCCGCACGCCGGCGTCGACGGTGCGTACGACGTCACCGGCGACCTCGCCATCACCTGGCACGCCGGCCACGTCGTCACCCGAGGCGCGAGCGTCCTCGCCGACCACCAGGAGACCAGCGGCTACGACGGGACCGCCTCGTGGGTGTACGGCGTCCCGCGCGAGGACCGGCACGGAGAGGCCGACACCCGCTCGTGGTCCACGGTGACCGACCGCGGCGCGGACGGGTCGACGACGTCGTACCAGCGCCGGCTGCACTCGGTGAACGGCGTCGTCGTCGCCGACCGCACGACCTGGTCGTAG